The genomic interval TTTTCACAGAGTGTTCTTGCTGCAAGCAAATAGCAGCCGGCCGATGATCCCCCATATCTTATACTGAAAATTATAAAATCTGTTTGATCAAGTCAAGCGGATTCCAGGCTTGTGCCGTTGCCGGCGACACGGCCTCCAGCCTTTCAGGTGCCGTCCGTTCTTTTCCGTGTCCCCGTTGTCTTGCCGTTGGAACTGCAGCACCGAGAGGACGAACAGCACGATGAAAAACGCATCTTGAAGATCTACGCTCTCTTTCACGGGACGGAAGGATGTTGTCCTGAGCGCAGCGAAAAGTCTCATGACAGTTTTGCTGCTTGTCAAGAGGGGATTCCCGGCATAGGCTTCAAGTATTTCTTCACTTCCATGAAAGGAATTCTTTGTGCGATCAGAACAATGCAGATCGCGGTACAAGCCCCTGGCTTGCGGCTCAAAACAACAGATCGGCTGATTGAGGAAAGGCCTCGAGCCCCGCTCGCAGGAAAAGATTTTCGGCTAAAGGCCTAAAAGCAGTGGGTTTGCCCAAAGAACCTCTCCAAAAGTCAGTTAGAGATAGCTGGGACAGTCGGTCTATTTAAAAAAAGTGGCCTCGATAGAGGTGGTGCCCTTAAAACCTTGCAGCTCTCATTTTTCAGATTTGTCTCGATTCTTTTAACCTCCGCTCCTATCTCATCAATATCATCTTCTTCGTCTGAATGAATTCGCCCGCCTCGATACGGTAGAAATAGATCCCTTCCGCCAACGGCTTGTTATCAATAAAACGAGGCAATACTCTATATGCCAATCAGAAAAGGGATAATACGTGGCTGGCAAACCGACTATTCTTTGCAGGGCATTCTCGGAAAACGCCCATCCACGCATCATTTTCCCTCTTTGTTTCTATCCCCCCCCATGGAGCGGCTTTTTCACTTCCTGCATAAGAGCGTGCTCTCTGTTTCGACGACGTCGCCATCTTGATGCTCGACAAAAAACAAATTTTAGCTGGATGGTGTGTCGATCAGCCGGAGACGTTTCTACATTTCCGAACAAGACGATCAAAACACATCCCCAAAGATCACATACCCGGGTCTCGTTTTCGTTAAATTCATCCGCTGAGTCACAGGGCCCCCGCAAATGAATTTTTAATCAAATCGGCCGGATCAGGTAAGCTTGTTGCCTGTGGGTTGTTGGGCGTAATCACGATCAGCGCACTGGACATCTATCTGAGGAGGGATTTTCCATCACAGCCGGTACCGCACACATGAAAGAGGTCTAAAATGGTCGGCGTAAGATCAACATTTCTTGCCTGTTCGATGACATGACTGTTTCCAGCAAAGAGCTGCTTGACCAGATCATGATTATAAGGACATGAAAAAATCAGAGGTACAAGCATGTCGGTTGTGGCCAGACTGCCATGCGTGGAATTGGTCGCCTCCTTGCTCTCAAATCGGAATCCATCCAAATATCTGGGGATAAGGATGATATCGCCGCTGTTTTCACAGGTCATCTCATCTATATACGTCTTCATCGGCAAATATCCCACACCCTGGGACAGGGTCTCTGCAATGGGCGCACCCTGAGAAAATGGGCCATGACGCAGATAGTACGTCTGATAATTGTTTTGTTCATGATCGTGAAATAGAATGGCATCGATGCCTTGCAACAGCTGATTGCCAATCCCGGACATATTGTCTTTTTCACTGTGATTCTGTTCTTTCACCTTCGTACACAATGAATGCAATAAGCTTTGCACCTGACTGGCATCGGGTGGTTGAGCCCATGAAGGATCCGCGGAGGATCCCCCGCGGATAAAAATATGCATCAATCCGGCTGTATCCTTGATGAGGCAGGTGCTATCGTCCATCGGAAGCTTAAGAAACTCTTTTTTCTTGTCCTGTGTGTCGATTCCGCAAGCAGACAGTATATCGCTTACTTTTCTGGCTTTGATAAATCGTTTATCGGCGTCCGCAATTCCAGTATGACCATGATCGGAGCAAATGATGAACAGGGTGTGCTTCAGGTCAACAACATCCTCTTTTGATGAAAGCGTTGTCAAAAACCGCCCCAGACATCTATCCACGTGATCCATCAAGTACTTCTCCTGGTCTTCCGCGGATGCGTGCTGATGAGCAAAATGATCATGACCCGCAAAGTAGAGTGTCAGAAGGTTGGGCACTTGCTCTGTACGATCGATTTGCTCAATAAGCTCGATTGCTTTGTCCATCATGGCGTCGTCAAATAAGGGCTTTTGCGGAAATATCTTGGCTATGATGCATTCCTGATAATCGTCCGGATTTTCTATTTGACTGAGTATCATTTCATCGACCTGGGGTTTGATCCAGTCGATCGGTTTCGCACCATTTTTTTTACTGGAAGGATTGATCATATTTTCATTCTGTGTTGAAAAAAATTGAAATACAATCGCGCTTTTCAAGTGCTGTTCGGCCAAATGGTCATAGATCGTTTGTGTGCCTTGTCTTAACATCTGATTTGCACTGCCAATAGCATCATAAAATCGAATGGCATCTAAAGAAGAAAAATTTTTCTCTCTGCCCATTGCGGCAAGGCTGCGGCCCCGGCGATCGAAAGGAAAGTTGGCTGTTATACCGTGATTTCGAGGATAAAGTCCGGTGAAAAGAGAGGCCTGACAAGGATGCGTATAGGAGGGAGAAACCGTAATACATTTATTTACAACCACTCCGGTAGCTTTTTGTATTTCGCAGGGGACCAGGAGATCCC from bacterium carries:
- a CDS encoding alkaline phosphatase family protein — protein: MSDQQVKTIVLVDVDGLRRDVLYHVLAKGNESLAPNLHRIFGEITFKDHIAPSLGDLLVPCEIQKATGVVVNKCITVSPSYTHPCQASLFTGLYPRNHGITANFPFDRRGRSLAAMGREKNFSSLDAIRFYDAIGSANQMLRQGTQTIYDHLAEQHLKSAIVFQFFSTQNENMINPSSKKNGAKPIDWIKPQVDEMILSQIENPDDYQECIIAKIFPQKPLFDDAMMDKAIELIEQIDRTEQVPNLLTLYFAGHDHFAHQHASAEDQEKYLMDHVDRCLGRFLTTLSSKEDVVDLKHTLFIICSDHGHTGIADADKRFIKARKVSDILSACGIDTQDKKKEFLKLPMDDSTCLIKDTAGLMHIFIRGGSSADPSWAQPPDASQVQSLLHSLCTKVKEQNHSEKDNMSGIGNQLLQGIDAILFHDHEQNNYQTYYLRHGPFSQGAPIAETLSQGVGYLPMKTYIDEMTCENSGDIILIPRYLDGFRFESKEATNSTHGSLATTDMLVPLIFSCPYNHDLVKQLFAGNSHVIEQARNVDLTPTILDLFHVCGTGCDGKSLLR